Proteins encoded by one window of Rutidosis leptorrhynchoides isolate AG116_Rl617_1_P2 chromosome 7, CSIRO_AGI_Rlap_v1, whole genome shotgun sequence:
- the LOC139859436 gene encoding uncharacterized protein has protein sequence MTGCLSLTTLSTSDTTRGKQNKLSPKFNGSFCIVARVGEVAYKLQLPSTSRIHSVFHVSQLKPYKGLYTPVMGWLPQVNEEGLLALVPHKILDRKLVKKNNRGVVYALIQWQNGSADDATWEPLDDIIKSFPEFDVLSTHS, from the coding sequence ATGACTGGGTGTTTGTCTCTTACAACCTTATCGACAAGTGATACTACGAGGGGTAAACAAAATAAGTTGTCACCAAAGTTTAATGGTTCTTTTTGTATCGTTGCACGTGTGGGAGAAGTAGCATACAAATTGCAATTACCTAGTACGTCACGAATTCACTCAGTTTTTCATGTTTCCCAATTGAAACCTTATAAAGGTCTGTATACACCAGTTATGGGATGGCTGCCACAAGTGAATGAAGAGGGTCTCTTAGCTCTTGTTCCACATAAAATTTTGGACCGAAAACTGGTGAAAAAGAATAACAGAGGCGTTGTATATGCATTGATTCAGTGGCAGAATGGAAGTGCTGATGATGCAACCTGGGAGCCACTCGATGACATTATTAAGAGTTTTCCAGAATTTGATGTTCTTTCTACTCATTCTTGA